GCGGTCGTAGAGCAGCGCCAACCACTCGGCGCCGCGGATCATCCAGTTGGCCAACGTCTGTCGGGAAATCGTCAGGCCCAGACGGGCGAACTGCTGCTCCTGCCGGTACAGCGGCTGGCTGTCGACATATTTTTGCGTCATCACATATGCCAGGCTCGAGGGCGACGCCAGACTGCCCGGGCACACCGGTTTAGGCATCGGCGCGGTCACGATCGGCGTGCGGATCTCCTCGCGCTCGCAGCGGCGGCAGGCATACACCTTGCGCACATGCCGCACGACTTTGACCTGCGGCGGGATGATCGCGAGTTCGTTTCGCGTTTCGGTGCTCATCTCATGAAGCGCGCCACCGCAGCACGAGCAGACCCGCTCGCTTTCGCCCAGCTCGTACGTCACGGTCTCGATCGGCAGCTCCTCCAGCTTCGGTTCGCGCTTGCCGGAGCGTTTGCGGCGCTCGTACGTGATTTTCTCCATCGGCGGCTCTTCACCTTGGGGGGTGGCGAGCACTTCCGCTTCGTTGAACAAATCGAACGCCAGCTGCTCCGGTGGCGTCTTTTCGCTGGAGGCGCCGAAACGTTTTTGTTGCGCCAGGCGGAACTGTTCTTCGTACCACTTCAGTTTGGCCGACAGTTCCGCGATTTGGTGCTCCAGCCCGGCATTCTGCTGAGCCAGCTCGGTATTTTGCTGAGCCAACTCGGTATTTTGCTGAGCCAGCTCGGCCACTTGCCGAGTCCATGCTTCCATGAGGGGGTGCATCTCCGCTTGTGTGTTCATACTTAACAGATTCGACGAGTCGGTCCTCTCTACCTGCTGCTAAAAGTGGCGAAATCGTGAACATTTGCGTCAGATCACCGTTTGAGCGACGACCTGCGGATGGGCCCGTCGCTGGCTCAGCTCCAGTCCGTCCAGCAGCCAGCGGAGCTGACGGGCCGAGATGGCCAGCGTTCCTGCGCGATCCGAAGGCCAGGCGAACGTGCCGCGTTCCAGCCGACGATAGAGCAACCAGAACCCATTGTGTTCCCAGTAGAGGATCTTCAGTTTGTTGCGCTGGCGGTTGCAAAACACGAACAGCGCCGGTGAGAACGGGTCCAGGCGGAAGTGTTGCTGCACGATGGCGGCCAGCGCGTCGGTGGACTTGCGCAGATCGGTCGGTCCGCAGGCCAGATAGACGCGGGGCCAGGCGCTTAAGGCGAGCATGGCGCTTCCTCCAGGGCACGCACGACGGCTTTGAGCAGTTGGGGATCAAAGCCGGGCTTGAGGTCGATGTGGACGGATCCGACCCGAACGGTCAGCGTAGGCGACGGTTCCGTCACGGTCAATGGGAGGAAGCGAGGACCGGCCGCTCTGGGGGAAGGGTTCTGGAGCTTACGGCGATAGAGCCAGTATTTCAGCTGGTCGACGCGGATGTGATGGCGGGCGCACCAGGCGGCCATGGTCAGGCCGCTTGAGCGATAGTCGGCGATGCGGGCAGCCCACAGTTGGCGCAGTTGTTCGCGGTCTTTTCGGGGATCGTTCATGGCAGGCAACCTCCTTGTTTCGATCCGGTTGCCTTTAGCATCGCATGAACGTCGGCCCTTGAAAAGGTGGGGCGGATTTGACGCTTACATCAAGTCCCGCCGCCGTGGGCCTACACGCGATTTCTGAAAAACCTGATGAAGCACGAGTGTTTGCTGGAGGACCTGTTCGACAAGCTCGTGAAGCAGTTATCCGAAGCGTTGCCGGAGTTTGGAAAGTATTTGGCGATCGACAGCAAGGCGATCTCGTCGTTTGCCAAGCGTAAGAATCCAAGGGGGCAGGCGGACGGACGACGGGACACCGATGCGGACTACGGCTGTAAAACGTATCGAGGACAGCGGGAAGGCGGTACATGGTGGGAGAAGGTCGTCCGGTGGTTCGGTTACAAGTTGCATCTGATCGTGGATGCGACATATGAACTGCCGGTGGCGTATTCCGTCACCAAAGCCTCTCAACCGGACATCAACGAAGCGCACGCGTTGTTGGAACGGATGAAACGGAGGCAACCGGACCTGTTGGAGACGGCGGAAACGCTGGCCGGGGACAAAGGTTACGACGACACCAAGCTGATCGTCAAATGCTGGGACGAGTATAAAATCAAACCCGTGATCGACATCCGCAATTGCTGGAAGGACGGGGAAGAAACGCGCGTGCTAACCGGCAAGGCGAACGTCGTCTACGACTACGAAGGCCATGTGTACTGGTTTTTGTCCGGCAACCGGAACACGGCCAGAGATGTTGGTCGGCGGATTTGAGAAGGATCGGAATACGTTGAAGAAGCTCTGTCCGGCCAAGCAATGAGGACCGGAGAATCTTCACGCCGATCGACCGGGCCAGCTATAAATGGGAGAAAGAGTACGACAAACGTTACAGCGGTGGAACGCGCCGAGCGGGATGGTTCGCTGCTGACGGAGGAAGACAAGAATATTTTTGATTT
This DNA window, taken from Candidatus Reconcilbacillus cellulovorans, encodes the following:
- a CDS encoding transposase: MAQQNTELAQQNAGLEHQIAELSAKLKWYEEQFRLAQQKRFGASSEKTPPEQLAFDLFNEAEVLATPQGEEPPMEKITYERRKRSGKREPKLEELPIETVTYELGESERVCSCCGGALHEMSTETRNELAIIPPQVKVVRHVRKVYACRRCEREEIRTPIVTAPMPKPVCPGSLASPSSLAYVMTQKYVDSQPLYRQEQQFARLGLTISRQTLANWMIRGAEWLALLYDR